Sequence from the Pararhizobium gei genome:
GCTTCTTTTGCGGCAATGATCGTGCTGCTGGTGACGGTCTATTTCCACGGGGTCGTGAAGGCGGAAGGTCTCGCCGGCGCGGAGAAATCCATTCTGTGGGCAGCAATATTCTTTTTCTTCGCAATCCGCGGATCGAATGCCCATTCGGTCGATGCTCGGATCGGCAAGCAGATTTAAGGGCTTTCAGGGCTGCAGGCGGGGCTGCAGCTTTGTTGCTCATTTTCGACCCGCGCATTTTCAAGCGCTTGCAAGCAGAACATTCTGAACTTCAGAAGTTTTCTCTCGCTGTCAAAAACGCGTTTCGGCAACGCGATTTGTGCCTCTGGGCCCGCGAAGATCATGAAATAGCTTTCTGTTTCCCGGACTTCCATAACCTCCTGCCATCGTATCTCGATCCTCTGTTTCCCACCATTGTAGGTCAGGCACTGAAAATCGATGTCACATGTGACATCGCTCCCTTTGCCGAAATGCCGAAGGGAAATCTTGAAGTAAGTTTTTAGGACGAAATGCGCGATGACAGTGATCAGCACAAAAATTCCGAAACGCATTATAAAATCTGTCCTCCCGACTTTCGGGAAAACGGAATAAAGGATCAGCATCGTCATCAACGACACGGAGCAAAGAAACAGGATGTAATAAAAATATAGAAATACGTTGCGAATACGGACGAAGAATCGATCTAAATAACTTCTGTTCATATCCCCGGATATTTCCCGAACGACTTCGGTGGCGACAAGCGCTTCCATTCTATTGTCGCGAAATTCCAGATGCCAATTGCCGCCCGCTCTTGTGGCGGACAGCAATTTTTCCAACGGAAAGTCCATCGAGGCTTTTTACAGCGTGCGGGTGATATGTTCGACGCGGAAGCACTCGATCGTGTCGCCAGCGCGGATATCCTCGTAGTTCTCAAAGGCCATGCCGCATTCCTGGCCCATCGGCACTTCGGAGACTTCGTCCTTGAAGCGCTTGAGGGTCTTGAGCTTGCCTTCGTGGATGACGACATTGTCGCGCACAAGGCGAACACCGGCCCCACGCTCCACCTTGCCTTCGATGACACGGCAACCCGCGACCTTGCCGGTCTTGGTGATGTTGAACACCTCCAGGATCTCGGCATTGCCGAGGAAGGTTTCGCGACGCTCCGGAGAAAGCAGGCCCGACATCGCTGCCTTCACGTCATCCACCAGATCGTAGATGATGTTGTAGTAGCGGATCTCGATACCGGCGCGCTCGGCAGCAGTCCGAGCCTGGGTATTGGCGCGGACGTTGAAGCCGATGATGGCCGCATTCGACGATTCGGCAAGCGAGATGTCCGATTCGGTGATGCCGCCGGCGCCCGAATGAACGATGCGCGCGCGCACCTCTTCGGTGCCCAGCTTGTCGAGAGCGCCGATGATCGCTTCGATCGAACCCTGCACATCGCCCTTGATGACCAGCGGGAATTCCTTCAACCCGGTGTTCTGCAGCGTCATCATCATCTGCTCGAGCGAACCGCGCTGGCCGGACGCGCGGGCAACAGCCTTGTCGCGGGTCAGGCGCTGACGATACTCGGAGATCTCGCGGGCGCGGCTTTCGTTTTCCACGACGGCGAACTTATCGCCGGCCTGTGGGGTGCCGGACAGGCCGAGCACTTCCACCGGCATGGACGGCGGTGCTTCCTTGACATGCTCGCCCTTGTCGTTGACGAGCGCGCGAACGCGGCCCCACTGGTCGCCGGCAACGATGATCTGGCCGGGCCGCAGCGTGCCTTTCTGGACGAGAACGGTTGCAACCGCACCACGGCCGCGGTCGAGCTGCGCTTCCACGACTGTGCCTTCGGCCGTGCGGTCCGCATTGGCCCGCAGGTCGAGGATTTCAGCCTGGAGCAGGATAGCTTCGAGCAGCTTGTCGAGATTCTTGCCTGTTTTCGCCGACACTTCCACGTCGAGCACTTCACCGCCCATGGATTCCACGAAGACTTCGTGCTGCAGCAACTGCTGGCGAACCTTGTCCGGGTTTGCCTCATGCTTGTCGATCTTGTTGATGGCAACGATGATCGGCACGCCGGCAGCCTTGGCGTGGCTGATCGACTCGATCGTCTGCGGCATCACGCTGTCGTCCGCGGCAACCACAAGCACGGCAATGTCGGTCGCCTGGGCGCCACGGGCACGCATCGCCGTAAAGGCGGCGTGGCCGGGCGTGTCGATGAACGTGATCTTGCTGCCGTTCTGCTCGACCTGATAGGCGCCGATATGCTGGGTGATGCCGCCGGCTTCGCCCGAAACCACATGGGTCTGGCGAATGGCGTCGAGCAGCGAGGTCTTGCCGTGATCGACATGGCCCATGATGGTGACGATCGGCGCGCGCGGCTGCATTTCGCCATCGTCAGCGGCATTGAAGATGCCTTCTTCGACATCGGATTCCGAAACGCGCCTGACCGTGTGGCCAAATTCCGTAGCGATGAGTTCGGCAAGGTCGGCGTCGATGACGTCGCCCGGTTTCATCATCTGGCCTTCCTTCATCAGGTACTTGATGACATCGACGGCCCGCTCGGCCATACGCTGCGACAGTTCCTGAATGGTGATGGTTTCCGGCAGGACAACCTCGCGCATGACCTTTTCACGGGTCTCCTGCATCTGGCTGCGCCGAAACTTTTCCTGGCGGCGGCGCATGGCGGCCATGGAGCGGCCACGCGGATTGCCATCGTCGTCGAGAGCGGCGGTCAGCGTCAGCTTGCCCTTGCGGCGCTCTTCTTCGGTCTTCGGACGGGCAGGGGCCTTGGCGGGTTCCGGACGCACGACCTTGCCGCGGACCGGAGCAACAGTGCTCCCCCGGTTCTTGCGGGCATCGTCATCTTCCGTTTCCGGCTTGCGGCCACGCAACGCGGCGGGCGGCACGGCAGGGGTCGCCGTGGTCGCGGGCTTCGCAGCCTGAGCGCGCGCCCGGTCTTCCGCCTTGCGGGCTTCCACGGCGGCAGCTTCGATCTCTGCGGCTTTCGCCGCTTCGATGGCGACGCGTTCGGCCTCACGCTCGGCAGGCGAACGGGCAGCCTCCTCGGCGGCCCGGCGGGCTGCTTCTTCCTGTTCCTGCTGCAGACGCGCTGCTTCTTCGACCTGGCGGCGCGCCTCTTCCTCGGCACGACGTTTCGCATCCTCGGCATCGCGGGCCTGCGCTTCGGCAAGCGCCCGGCGGCGGGCGTCGATCTCGCCGGCTGACAACTGGTTCAGAACGACGCCGACGCGCGGCCGGTTCTGCTCCGGCTGGCGGTGGTCCTGACGGGGCTGCTGGTTCTGGGGTGCGGGTCGCGACTGGTTCTGGGGTGCGGGCCGAGATGGCTGCTGTACCGGGGCAGGGCGTGGCTGTTCGCGCACGACCGGAGCCGGCGCGGTAACGGCAACGACCGGCTTCTCGTCTTCCGGCCGTATCGGCCGGCGCTTGCGCGTCTCGACCACGACCGCTTTCGTCCGGCCACGACCCATGTCCTGCCGAACAGTTCCCTGAGTGACCCCGGAGGGCTTCAGGGTCAGCGTCTTCTTGGCTCCGCCGAATGTCTTGTCGTCGTTGTTGTCAGTCATTCCGTTCCGTTCCTAAGATCAGGGCCGGATGCGTATCACCAGACCCCGCCGTTCAATTTCTGTTCTGCAATCGCGGTAGTGCCGGCCTTCGCCGGTGACCCGCGTCATTGTGTCGGCAAGCCAGTTTCGGCGCCAACGGCTCGGGCCGGGACTGTTCCCCGGTATCTTTCGAGCATGTTTGCGCGTTTCACTACACCCTCACCCGCCTGCCCTGCAAGCGCGCAAGCATGGATAAAAGCATTCTGGCCCAAAAGGCCTTCCATTTCCGCTTCGGTGAAGAAACGAAAACTCGGTATTTCCTGTCCGTCGCTGGCGACAAAGCTCATCGCCTTGCGCGCCTGGTCTATCTTGCGCACGCCATCCGCCGCGGCGTCCACCGCGTGAAAGGTGGCGATTGCCGCCAACCCACGCACCGCCTGCTCCACTTTCGAGGCGCCGCTGACGAACTGAGCAGCCTTTCTGGCCATGTTCATCATACCGCCGAGCTGCACCGAAAGCAGCCGGTCCACCTCGTCTGCAAGCTCCGGTCCGGCAACCGCCTCGGGCTTTTTCAGGGCCCGGACAAAGAGCTTTTTGGCAATCGCCTTCTCAAGCACAGGCCGTTCGGCGGTCACCCAGCAACCGCGCCCCGGCAACTGCTTCTTCAAGTCCGCCACCACCCGGCCATCGGGGCCGGCGACAAAGCGGATCAGTGTTTCCGGCGTTCCGCTTTGCCGTGTCACGATGCACATACGGCCATTCACGGCGTCATCCTCGATCGCCCCTTCCGGATCCCTGTCTTCGATCAGCATGGTTTTTCAAGCAGCATGAGCAGCCCGATCACGGTCAATACGCCTGTCACGCGTCCTGTTCCGCGCCTTCCATAACTTCGAGTGCTTCCTCTTCACGTTTCAGATCTTCCTGCGTGATCCAGCCGACGGCCAGACGCGCCTGCAACACCATGCGCTCGGCCTCGACGCGTGAAACTTCGAACTTCTGGAACAGGCCCTCGAATTTCTTCGTCTCGCCGTCCTTGCGTTCCGACCAGCCGACAAGATCGTCCGCCGCGCAGCCTGCGAAGTCTTCCATGGTCTTGATGCCATCCTCTCCCAGCGCCACGAGCATCTGGCCTGTCAGGCCGTCGATCCCGCGCAGATCGTCGGAGACACCGAGTTCCTTGCGCTTGGCATCCATTTCCGCTTCCAGGCGGTCGAGATATTCGCGGGCACGGGTCTGCAGTTCGCTGGCGGTGTCGTCATCGAAACCGTCAATCGAGGCGATTTCGTCGAGCTCCACATAGGCCAGTTCCTCGACGGCCGCGAAGCCTTCCGAGGCCAGAACCTGGCCGACCATTTCGTCGACGTCGAGCGCTTCCATGAACAGGGCGGTGCGTTCGTTGAACTCCTTCTGGCGGCGCTCGGACTCTTCCGCTTCCGTCATGATGTCGATATCCCAGCCGGTGAGCTGCGAGGCGAGCCGGACGTTCTGGCCGCGACGACCGATGGCCAGCGATAGCTGCTCGTCGGGAACCACGACCTCGATGCGTTCGGCATCCTCGTCGAGAACGACCTTGGACACTTCGGCCGGCTGCAGAGCATTGACGATAAACGATGCCGGATTTTCGTTCCAAGGGATGATGTCGATCTTCTCGCCCTGAAGTTCGGCAACGACGGCCTGAACGCGCGAGCCGCGCATACCAACGCAGGCGCCGACCGGATCGATCGATGAGTCGTTCGAAATCACGGCGATCTTGGCACGCGAGCCGGGGTCGCGGGCAACCGAGCGGATCTGGATGATGCCGTCGTAGATTTCCGGAACTTCCATGGTGAACAGCTTCACCATGAACTGTGGATGGGTGCGCGACAGGAAAATCTGCGGACCGCGCTGTTCGCGGCGCACGTCATAGACGTAGGAGCGGACGCGATCGCCATAGCGCATGTTTTCGCGCGGAATCATTTCGTCGCGCCGGATGATGCCTTCGCCGCGGCCGAGATCGACGATGACATTGCCGTATTCCACACGCTTGACTGTTCCGTTGACGATTTCGCCAATGCGGTCCTTGAATTCGTCGAACTGGCGATCACGCTCGGCTTCCCGAACCTTCTGAACGATGACCTGCTTGGCGGACTGGGCGGCGATACGGCCGAAATCCATCGGCGGCAGCGGGTCGGCGATGAAGTCGCCCAGAATAGCGTCCGGGTTGCGGTCGCGGGCAAGTTCGAGCGGGATCTGCGTACCGTAATCCTCGGCGACTTCCACCACCTCCAGAAGACGCTGAAGGCGGATCTCGCCGGTCTTGGAGTTGATATCGGCGCGGATGTTGCTTTCAGAACCGTAGCGCGAGCGCGCGGCCTTCTGGATCGCGTCGGCCATGGCGGCCAGAACGATTTCGCGGTCGATGACCTTTTCGCGCGCGACGGCATCCGCGATCTGCAGAAGTTCGAGCCTGTTAGCACTCACTGCCATAGTAAAGTCTCCGTCTGATTGCCGGGCCTCCGCCAGAGGCGTCCCGCGCTCTTTGAATTCAATTGATCGGCGAATCTTCGTCTTCGAAGTTTTCGTTGGCGGCCGTCCCGTGTGCGGCTTGGGCTGCCTTCGCCTTCTTGTCTGCCGTCAGCGCGTCGCGGATCAGGTCGTCCGTCAGGATCAGCCGTCCCTCGGCCAGTGCCGAGAAGGGAATGACGACCTTGGGCTCTTCGCCATAGGCCGGCTGGTCGCGCTCGATCGTAAAGCCGTCCTCGTCTGCCGATAGAATTTTGCCGCGAAAACGCTTACGATTATCGACCAGGATCGATGTTTCGAACTTGATCAGATGCCCCGCCCATCGGGTAAAGTCCGACTTGCGCACCATCGGCCGGTCGATGCCCGGCGACGACACTTCGAGATGATACTCCCGATCGACCGGATCTTCCACATCCAACACCGGCGAAATCGCCGTCGAAATAGCTTCGCAATCCTGAACGGTCATCGTGCCATCCAGCCGCTCGGCCATGATCTGCAGCGTTGCGCCGTTTTGTGAGGACAGGCGCACCCGCACCAGTTGATAACCCATCGGCATGATGACCGGCTCGATGATGTCGGCAATGCGCCGGTCGATTCCGGTTTCGGCAATCAGCCGCGGTTCCTGTATATTTTCTGCTGTTGTCTGATCGGACAAACAATGCGCTCCCAAACCATCGGTAACAAAAAAGAGCGGGTCCTGACGGGCCCACTCTTCATCAACCGATCAAGAATTTGAGGGTCATATACGCTGCATCATCGGCAAATGCAAGATATGCCGTGGGCTGCAAAAGGCCGCTGGGTGGGAGAGTGGCTAAATCCTGCCGCAGAGCCGGCTTTGGCTTGTCTGACGCAGCAACTGCCTTAAATTGGCATAGACAAGCCGTTCGAAAGCAGACAGGGCAGGAAACAGCGCTTTGCCGCAGAGACTATCGCCACTGGCGCCATTCAGAAACGACACCTTCCGCACGATATGGGTGGCAAGTCTCGCATCCAATTTTGGTGGCCTGGTTCAGGCTGTGGGTGCTGCCTGGATGATGACCTCGATTACCTCGTCAGCCAACATGGTGGCGCTGGTTCAGGCCTCCACATCGCTGCCGATCATGTTGTTCTCGCTGGTATCCGGAGCACTGGCAGACAATTTCGACCGGCGCCGGATCATGCTGGTGGCCCAGTGCTTCATGCTCACTGTTTCTGCTCTCCTGACAGTTTTCACCTATTTCGGGCTGATAACCCCCTGGCTTCTGCTGACATTCACCTTTCTCATCGGCTGCGGCACGGCGCTCAACAATCCTTCCTGGCAGGCCTCCGTCGGCGACATGGTTCCGCGCGACGTGCTTCCCGCCGCGGTCGCCCTGAACAGCATGGGCTTCAACATCACCCGCTCGGTCGGCCCGGCAATCGGCGGGGCTATCGTCGCCGCAGCCGGTGCCGCTGCCGCCTTCGCAGCAAATACGCTCAGCTATTTCGCCATCCTTTTCGCGCTGATCCGCTGGCGGCGGGCGGAGACGCCAAGCAAGCTGCCGCGCGAATCCATGGGCCGGGCGATTTCGGCGGGCCTGCGCTATGTCGCCATGTCACCCAACATTGGCAAGGTCCTGTTCCGCGGCTTTGTCTTCGGTCTGTCTGCAAGCGCCATTCTTGCTCTTCTGCCGCTGGTGGCGCGCGATCTGATTGGCGGCGGCCCCCTGATTTACGGCGTGCTGCTCGGGGCATTCGGTCTGGGCGCCATCGGGGGCGCCTTGCTCAGCGCCAGGCTGCGCGAGCGCCTGTCGAGCGAGTGGATCGTCCGGATTGCCTTTGGCGGTTTTGCCGTGAGCAGCCTGCTTACGGCCGTCAGTCCTTATGAATGGCTGACCTGTCTGGCTCTGCTGCTCTCCGGCGCCGGCTGGGTCCTGGCACTGTCGCTGTTCAACACGACGGTGCAATTGTCGACGCCGCGCTGGGTGGTGGGCAGGGCGCTGTCGCTCTACCAGACAACCACCTTTGGCGGCATGGCGGCTGGCAGCTGGATCTGGGGGCAAGCGGCCGAGACCTATGGGCCGGCACCGGCGCTGATGATGTCTGCTCTGGTGATGCTGGCGGGGGCGGCCATCGGTCTGCGACTGCCGCTTCCGGAGTTTCAGGCGCTCAATCTCGATCCGCTCAATCGTTTCTCCGAGCCGCTTCTGAAGCTCGACCTGAAGCCCCGCAGCGGCCCGATCGTCGTCATGATCGACTATGAAATCGCCGATGAGGATGTTTCCGAATTTCTCAAGGCCATGGCGGAGCGCCGGCGTATCCGTATCCGCGACGGCGCCGGGCAGTGGGGGCTGATGCGCGATCTGGAAAACCCGACCGTCTGGACGGAGACCTATCATGTGCCGACCTGGGTGGAATATGTCCGGCATAACCAACGCCGCACGCAGGCCGATGCCATGGTGAGCGACCGCCTGCTGGAACTACATCGTGGCAGCCTGCTGCCCCGTGTCCATCGGATGATCGAGCGCCAGACCATCCTTCCCTATGACTACGAGCGTTACAAACAGCAGATGGATATGCATTAGCTTGGCATCCCGATGACAGCTTGTTGATCGCATGTGATCACCCGGCGCGAAACCAAAAGCCGCTGTGAGCATTGGCGTTTCGAGCACAAATGGATCTTTAGGAGCGCCCCATGCGATCGCATCTTCTTCTTTCTACCGGACTTCTTCTCTGCACTGTATTGGCAGCACCGGCTCTGTCGCAATCATCCGGCGGTACCCCCGTTGAAACCCGCAAAGCCAATGGGGCCGGCCAGAAGCCGGCCTTTGAAGGGCAGACACGGGCAGCGCAGCCGGAAGCAAGGCCGGAAATCAAGGTCGATATTGTCGCCGACGACCTGCCGAAGGCCTGGGCAATGGAGTTCCTGCCTGATGGCCGGATGCTGGTGACGGCCAAGGAAGGAACGTTGCACATCGTATCCGAAGAGGGCGATGTCGGTACAGCAATTTCCGGCGTCCCGGATGTTGACGCAAGCGGGCAGGGAGGGCTTCTCGACGTCGCACTTGCGCCAGATTTCGAAACATCCCGGATGATCTTCTTTTCCTTCTCCGAGCCCCGTGACGGTGGCAATGGAACCTCCGTGGCATCTGCAAAGCTGGTGGAAGCGGAAGGCGGCGCAGCGGCGCTAGAGGGCACCAAGGTCATCTTCCGCCAGATGCCGACCTATGATGGAGACAAGCACTACGGCTCGCGCCTGGTCTTCGGCCCGCAAAACGAACTTTACGTGACCGTTGGGGAACGCTCGGATCCCGAGACACGGGTGCAGGCGCAGGACATTTCCAGCGGTTTTGGCAAGGTCTTCCGTATTGATATTGAGGGTAAGGCTCTGGCCGACAATCCGTTCATCGGAAAAGACGGTGCTCTCCCCGAAATCTTGTCCTACGGCCACCGCAACCTGCAGGCTGCGGCGCTGGACGGGCAGGGCCGTCTTTGGACGGTAGAGCATGGGCCGAAGGGCGGCGATGAACTGAACCGGCCGGAAGCCGGCAAGAATTACGGCTGGCCGAAGGTGACCTACGGGATCGATTACAGCGGCGACAAGATCGGTGAGGGCATCACCGCGCTGGAGGGAACGGAGCAGCCGGTTTACTATTGGGACCCGGTCATCGGCCCGTCCGGCATGGTGTATTACGATGGAAAGGCAATTCCGGAATGGAAGGACACTTTCCTGATCGGCGGCCTTGTCACGCAGGGTTTGGTTGTCCTGCACATGGAGGGCGACAGGGTCAAGTTCGAGGAGCATGTGCCGCTCGATGCCCGCATCCGTGACGTCAAGGTCGCTCCGGATGGCTCGGTCTACGCGCTTACCGAAAGCCGCCGTGGTGCATCGACAATCATCAGGCTGACGAAAGCGTAAACGAGACTGCGGGCTCTGCTTTCAGAGCCAACAATCAAGTGTAGGCGGACCCCATTGGAGTCTGCCCCTGTCCTTCTCGCGGTGTACGGGGAAGATGCCCGAAAGGGTGGATCCACAGCCTAATTTAACGGCCGGACCTCATCGGAGGTTGGCCTTCAGGCTTGCATCGGGAAAGCATGTGGGCTCGATACCGTTCTTTGACTGCCAATCACCCATGGAACGGCGTGTCTTATAGCCTGCAAGACCATCGGCCTTGCCAACGTCGTAACCTTTGGCCTGCAGTGCCTTCTGCATCTTCAACACGTCGGAACGCAGCATCTTGCCGACATCGCCGAACGGACCCTTGAAAGCGCTGCCGCCGCCGGAAATACGGTCGGCGAGATTGCCGATGAACAGCGCGTAGAGGTCGGAATTGTTGTATTCCTTTATGACGTAGAAATTCGGCGTGACGATAAATTCCGGCCCATGGCGTCCCGCCGGAACCAGCATCATGCCGCTTGCCTTGGCTTCGCCAGCCGGAAACGCCTTGCCGGAGGCGCGCTCGACGCCGTCAGCGGCCCATTGGGAAATCGGCTTTGCCAGATCCGGGCCTTCCTGCGCGCAGGAAACATTGGCGGGAATATAGACTTCAAATCCCCAGTCGCGGCCGCGCTGCCAGCCCTTTTTTGAAAGATAATGGGCGATCGAACCGAGGGAATCAGGAATCGAGTTCCAGATGTCGCGGCGCCCGTCGCCGTCGAAATCCACGGCATACTTCAAAAAGCTGGACGGCAGGAATTGAGGTTGTCCCATGGCGCCCGCCCAGGAGCCCTTCATATCCGCCTCGCGCACATCGCCGCTGTCGAGGATGTGTAGCGCGGCGATCAACTCGCGCCGGAAGAGATCCGGCCTGGTGGACATGAAGGCCTTGGTCGCCAGAACATCCATCACCGGATACGGGATCTTCGCACGCCCATAGCCGGATTCGCGCCCCCAGACGGCAAGCACGATCGCGCCGGGCACGCCGTAGGTCTTTTCGATTTTCCGCAACGTCGCGGCATGGGTTTTTGCAAGGCTTCGGCCGGTGCCGGCCAGTCCCTGCAGCCTCTTTTCAGAGAAATAGGCGCCGGGGGATGAGAACTCCGCCTGGCTCTGTTTCTGCTCATCCCGTGGCTTGGTGCCGGGCGGCACGAGATCGGGCAAGTCCCAGTTCAACGTCACGCTTTTGAAGGCGGCAGTGAAGGACGTCTGCGAAATGCCGGATGTCTGCGCCTCCGGCCAGAGGTCGGTCTGCAGCCATTGGCGAAATTGCGCCTCGGTATCAGCCTTGGAGGCGGCGAGGGTGGGGAGTGGGGAAAGTGAGACGATCGTTGCAACGATCATCGACAGAACATGCCGAAACTTCCCCCCTTCTGTCGGCGACGCCGACATCTCCCCCTCAAGGGGGGAGATTGGCCGCAGGCCTCGGGCATACCTTACAACGGAATAACCGAGGGAAAAGAATGATCTCCCCCCTTGAGGGGGAGATGTCACGGAGTGACAGAGGGGGGGAACTCTCGACGCGCTCCGGGGCTTGATCTGTCGCCCTTTCTCTTTTCTCGTCATCATGCTCATATCGCCGTCCTTGCCCGGAGCGCCGCCGTCAGCGTCCCCTCGTCCAGATAGTCCAACTCGCCGCCGACCGGCACGCCATGCGCCAGCC
This genomic interval carries:
- a CDS encoding YcxB family protein; amino-acid sequence: MEKLLSATRAGGNWHLEFRDNRMEALVATEVVREISGDMNRSYLDRFFVRIRNVFLYFYYILFLCSVSLMTMLILYSVFPKVGRTDFIMRFGIFVLITVIAHFVLKTYFKISLRHFGKGSDVTCDIDFQCLTYNGGKQRIEIRWQEVMEVRETESYFMIFAGPEAQIALPKRVFDSERKLLKFRMFCLQALENARVENEQQSCSPACSPESP
- the infB gene encoding translation initiation factor IF-2, which codes for MTDNNDDKTFGGAKKTLTLKPSGVTQGTVRQDMGRGRTKAVVVETRKRRPIRPEDEKPVVAVTAPAPVVREQPRPAPVQQPSRPAPQNQSRPAPQNQQPRQDHRQPEQNRPRVGVVLNQLSAGEIDARRRALAEAQARDAEDAKRRAEEEARRQVEEAARLQQEQEEAARRAAEEAARSPAEREAERVAIEAAKAAEIEAAAVEARKAEDRARAQAAKPATTATPAVPPAALRGRKPETEDDDARKNRGSTVAPVRGKVVRPEPAKAPARPKTEEERRKGKLTLTAALDDDGNPRGRSMAAMRRRQEKFRRSQMQETREKVMREVVLPETITIQELSQRMAERAVDVIKYLMKEGQMMKPGDVIDADLAELIATEFGHTVRRVSESDVEEGIFNAADDGEMQPRAPIVTIMGHVDHGKTSLLDAIRQTHVVSGEAGGITQHIGAYQVEQNGSKITFIDTPGHAAFTAMRARGAQATDIAVLVVAADDSVMPQTIESISHAKAAGVPIIVAINKIDKHEANPDKVRQQLLQHEVFVESMGGEVLDVEVSAKTGKNLDKLLEAILLQAEILDLRANADRTAEGTVVEAQLDRGRGAVATVLVQKGTLRPGQIIVAGDQWGRVRALVNDKGEHVKEAPPSMPVEVLGLSGTPQAGDKFAVVENESRAREISEYRQRLTRDKAVARASGQRGSLEQMMMTLQNTGLKEFPLVIKGDVQGSIEAIIGALDKLGTEEVRARIVHSGAGGITESDISLAESSNAAIIGFNVRANTQARTAAERAGIEIRYYNIIYDLVDDVKAAMSGLLSPERRETFLGNAEILEVFNITKTGKVAGCRVIEGKVERGAGVRLVRDNVVIHEGKLKTLKRFKDEVSEVPMGQECGMAFENYEDIRAGDTIECFRVEHITRTL
- a CDS encoding RNA-binding protein, with the translated sequence MLIEDRDPEGAIEDDAVNGRMCIVTRQSGTPETLIRFVAGPDGRVVADLKKQLPGRGCWVTAERPVLEKAIAKKLFVRALKKPEAVAGPELADEVDRLLSVQLGGMMNMARKAAQFVSGASKVEQAVRGLAAIATFHAVDAAADGVRKIDQARKAMSFVASDGQEIPSFRFFTEAEMEGLLGQNAFIHACALAGQAGEGVVKRANMLERYRGTVPARAVGAETGLPTQ
- the nusA gene encoding transcription termination factor NusA — protein: MAVSANRLELLQIADAVAREKVIDREIVLAAMADAIQKAARSRYGSESNIRADINSKTGEIRLQRLLEVVEVAEDYGTQIPLELARDRNPDAILGDFIADPLPPMDFGRIAAQSAKQVIVQKVREAERDRQFDEFKDRIGEIVNGTVKRVEYGNVIVDLGRGEGIIRRDEMIPRENMRYGDRVRSYVYDVRREQRGPQIFLSRTHPQFMVKLFTMEVPEIYDGIIQIRSVARDPGSRAKIAVISNDSSIDPVGACVGMRGSRVQAVVAELQGEKIDIIPWNENPASFIVNALQPAEVSKVVLDEDAERIEVVVPDEQLSLAIGRRGQNVRLASQLTGWDIDIMTEAEESERRQKEFNERTALFMEALDVDEMVGQVLASEGFAAVEELAYVELDEIASIDGFDDDTASELQTRAREYLDRLEAEMDAKRKELGVSDDLRGIDGLTGQMLVALGEDGIKTMEDFAGCAADDLVGWSERKDGETKKFEGLFQKFEVSRVEAERMVLQARLAVGWITQEDLKREEEALEVMEGAEQDA
- the rimP gene encoding ribosome maturation factor RimP; translation: MSDQTTAENIQEPRLIAETGIDRRIADIIEPVIMPMGYQLVRVRLSSQNGATLQIMAERLDGTMTVQDCEAISTAISPVLDVEDPVDREYHLEVSSPGIDRPMVRKSDFTRWAGHLIKFETSILVDNRKRFRGKILSADEDGFTIERDQPAYGEEPKVVIPFSALAEGRLILTDDLIRDALTADKKAKAAQAAHGTAANENFEDEDSPIN
- a CDS encoding MFS transporter — protein: MPQRLSPLAPFRNDTFRTIWVASLASNFGGLVQAVGAAWMMTSITSSANMVALVQASTSLPIMLFSLVSGALADNFDRRRIMLVAQCFMLTVSALLTVFTYFGLITPWLLLTFTFLIGCGTALNNPSWQASVGDMVPRDVLPAAVALNSMGFNITRSVGPAIGGAIVAAAGAAAAFAANTLSYFAILFALIRWRRAETPSKLPRESMGRAISAGLRYVAMSPNIGKVLFRGFVFGLSASAILALLPLVARDLIGGGPLIYGVLLGAFGLGAIGGALLSARLRERLSSEWIVRIAFGGFAVSSLLTAVSPYEWLTCLALLLSGAGWVLALSLFNTTVQLSTPRWVVGRALSLYQTTTFGGMAAGSWIWGQAAETYGPAPALMMSALVMLAGAAIGLRLPLPEFQALNLDPLNRFSEPLLKLDLKPRSGPIVVMIDYEIADEDVSEFLKAMAERRRIRIRDGAGQWGLMRDLENPTVWTETYHVPTWVEYVRHNQRRTQADAMVSDRLLELHRGSLLPRVHRMIERQTILPYDYERYKQQMDMH
- a CDS encoding PQQ-dependent sugar dehydrogenase, whose translation is MRSHLLLSTGLLLCTVLAAPALSQSSGGTPVETRKANGAGQKPAFEGQTRAAQPEARPEIKVDIVADDLPKAWAMEFLPDGRMLVTAKEGTLHIVSEEGDVGTAISGVPDVDASGQGGLLDVALAPDFETSRMIFFSFSEPRDGGNGTSVASAKLVEAEGGAAALEGTKVIFRQMPTYDGDKHYGSRLVFGPQNELYVTVGERSDPETRVQAQDISSGFGKVFRIDIEGKALADNPFIGKDGALPEILSYGHRNLQAAALDGQGRLWTVEHGPKGGDELNRPEAGKNYGWPKVTYGIDYSGDKIGEGITALEGTEQPVYYWDPVIGPSGMVYYDGKAIPEWKDTFLIGGLVTQGLVVLHMEGDRVKFEEHVPLDARIRDVKVAPDGSVYALTESRRGASTIIRLTKA
- a CDS encoding lytic murein transglycosylase, whose amino-acid sequence is MIVATIVSLSPLPTLAASKADTEAQFRQWLQTDLWPEAQTSGISQTSFTAAFKSVTLNWDLPDLVPPGTKPRDEQKQSQAEFSSPGAYFSEKRLQGLAGTGRSLAKTHAATLRKIEKTYGVPGAIVLAVWGRESGYGRAKIPYPVMDVLATKAFMSTRPDLFRRELIAALHILDSGDVREADMKGSWAGAMGQPQFLPSSFLKYAVDFDGDGRRDIWNSIPDSLGSIAHYLSKKGWQRGRDWGFEVYIPANVSCAQEGPDLAKPISQWAADGVERASGKAFPAGEAKASGMMLVPAGRHGPEFIVTPNFYVIKEYNNSDLYALFIGNLADRISGGGSAFKGPFGDVGKMLRSDVLKMQKALQAKGYDVGKADGLAGYKTRRSMGDWQSKNGIEPTCFPDASLKANLR